A single window of Pseudarthrobacter psychrotolerans DNA harbors:
- a CDS encoding folate-binding protein YgfZ: MTTPSPLLSRPGAVEATGADAGVASHYGEPLREQRALAAGTAVVDLSHRGVVTVSGPDRLTWLNTLSSQQVTGLQPGESSELLLLSVQGRIEFDARVVDDGGTTWLIVEAAEAAPLAEWLNKMKFMLRVEVTDVSADWAVLGSTKTVEEWSGLLAWRDPWPHVGAGGYSYAVVPEEGHPGLERPWIEYLVPVAELEETLADRPLAGVMAAEALRIAAWRPRLGAETDDKTIPHELDLLRTAVHLSKGCYKGQETIARVHNLGHPPRRLVFLQLDGSQHTMPAPGSQVMLGERKVGTVTSVAQHYEMGPVALAVIKRSVAPDEMLTVLDGEEPYIAAQEVIVAPDAGQVVGRQTGFLRGTR; the protein is encoded by the coding sequence ATGACTACTCCCAGCCCCCTCCTGTCGCGCCCCGGCGCCGTCGAGGCCACCGGTGCGGACGCCGGCGTCGCATCCCACTACGGTGAGCCGCTGCGTGAGCAGCGCGCCCTCGCAGCCGGTACCGCCGTCGTCGACCTCTCCCACCGCGGCGTGGTGACGGTCAGCGGTCCGGACCGGCTGACCTGGCTGAACACCCTGTCTTCCCAGCAGGTCACCGGCCTGCAGCCGGGCGAGTCAAGCGAGTTGCTGCTGTTGAGTGTCCAGGGCCGGATCGAGTTTGACGCCCGCGTAGTGGACGACGGCGGGACCACCTGGCTCATTGTTGAGGCCGCCGAGGCTGCACCGCTGGCCGAGTGGCTGAACAAAATGAAGTTCATGCTTCGCGTCGAGGTCACCGACGTCTCCGCCGACTGGGCCGTGCTCGGGTCCACCAAGACTGTGGAGGAATGGTCCGGACTGCTGGCCTGGCGGGATCCTTGGCCGCACGTCGGCGCCGGGGGGTACTCCTACGCGGTGGTTCCCGAAGAAGGGCACCCCGGACTGGAGCGGCCGTGGATCGAGTACCTGGTGCCGGTCGCTGAACTCGAGGAAACCTTGGCGGACCGCCCACTCGCCGGTGTGATGGCCGCCGAAGCCCTCCGCATCGCTGCGTGGCGCCCCAGGCTGGGCGCGGAAACCGACGACAAAACCATTCCGCACGAACTGGACCTGCTCCGTACCGCCGTGCACCTGTCCAAGGGCTGCTACAAGGGCCAGGAGACCATCGCCCGTGTGCACAACCTGGGCCATCCGCCGCGGCGCCTGGTGTTCCTGCAGCTGGACGGGTCGCAGCACACCATGCCGGCGCCCGGCAGCCAGGTCATGCTCGGCGAGCGGAAGGTCGGGACCGTAACGTCCGTTGCCCAGCACTATGAAATGGGCCCGGTGGCGCTGGCTGTTATTAAGCGGTCCGTCGCACCGGATGAAATGCTGACCGTGCTGGACGGCGAGGAGCCTTACATTGCTGCCCAGGAAGTAATTGTCGCTCCCGACGCCGGCCAGGTAGTGGGGCGCCAGACTGGATTCCTGAGGGGGACCCGCTGA
- a CDS encoding FABP family protein: MPIEIPTDLTPELVPLSWLIGEWEGSGRLGSGDEDSEHFLQHVSFTHNGLPYLQYRAESWLTDDDGTRLRPLTVETGFWALERKQLDADGGPGLIPADIVPALKSADEVEALRNKDGGFDISVSISHPGGISELYYGQIKGPQVQLTTDMVMRGSHSKDYSAATRIFGLVDGNLLWRWDVAAGGTSQPGKGLEAHASAFLKKVS; this comes from the coding sequence GTGCCGATAGAAATTCCTACAGACCTGACACCGGAACTTGTTCCGCTTTCCTGGCTCATTGGTGAGTGGGAAGGCAGCGGCCGGCTCGGCAGCGGGGACGAGGACTCGGAGCACTTCCTCCAGCATGTGTCCTTCACGCACAACGGCCTGCCGTATCTTCAGTACCGCGCGGAGAGCTGGTTAACTGACGACGACGGCACACGCCTGCGGCCGCTGACAGTTGAGACCGGTTTTTGGGCGCTGGAGCGCAAACAGCTTGATGCCGACGGCGGACCGGGCCTGATTCCGGCCGATATTGTTCCCGCACTCAAGAGCGCCGACGAAGTCGAAGCGCTGCGCAATAAAGACGGCGGGTTCGATATCTCGGTGTCCATCTCACATCCCGGCGGGATCTCTGAGCTGTACTACGGGCAGATCAAGGGCCCGCAGGTCCAGCTCACTACGGACATGGTGATGCGCGGCAGCCATTCCAAGGACTACAGCGCGGCGACCCGGATCTTCGGCCTGGTGGACGGCAACCTGCTCTGGCGCTGGGATGTGGCAGCCGGCGGCACATCACAGCCCGGCAAGGGCCTCGAAGCGCACGCCTCGGCTTTCCTGAAAAAGGTTTCCTGA
- a CDS encoding flavodoxin family protein translates to MAAPQDSTDYSDLRAVFFNGTLKRSPETSNTEGLINVSRFIMEKQGVSTRVIRTVDHDIASGVYPDMTEHGWPSDEWPDLYPAVEEADIVVVAGPIWLGDNSSQTKKLIERLYAHSGELNHKGQWVFYPKVGGCLITGNEDGIKHCSMNVLYSLQHVGFTIPPQADAGWIGPVGPGPSYLDEGSGGPESDFTNRNTTFMTWNLLHFARMLKDAGGIPAYGNLPEEWKAGTRFDFENPEYR, encoded by the coding sequence ATGGCTGCACCGCAGGACTCCACGGATTACAGCGACCTCAGGGCTGTGTTCTTCAACGGGACCCTCAAACGGTCACCGGAGACCAGCAACACCGAGGGCCTGATCAACGTCAGCCGCTTCATCATGGAGAAGCAGGGCGTCAGCACCCGAGTGATCAGGACTGTCGATCACGACATTGCCAGCGGTGTTTACCCCGACATGACCGAGCACGGCTGGCCGTCCGATGAGTGGCCGGACCTCTACCCGGCTGTCGAAGAAGCCGACATTGTGGTGGTTGCCGGTCCCATCTGGCTGGGTGACAACTCCTCCCAGACCAAGAAGCTGATCGAACGGCTCTACGCCCATTCGGGGGAACTCAACCACAAGGGCCAGTGGGTCTTCTACCCCAAGGTTGGCGGCTGCCTGATCACCGGCAACGAGGACGGCATCAAGCACTGCTCCATGAACGTGCTGTACAGCCTGCAGCACGTCGGCTTCACCATCCCGCCGCAGGCCGACGCCGGCTGGATCGGCCCGGTTGGCCCCGGCCCAAGCTATCTCGACGAAGGCTCCGGCGGCCCCGAATCCGACTTCACCAACCGCAACACCACGTTTATGACCTGGAACCTGCTGCATTTCGCCCGGATGCTCAAGGACGCCGGCGGGATTCCCGCGTACGGCAATCTTCCTGAAGAATGGAAAGCCGGAACACGCTTCGACTTCGAGAACCCGGAATACCGCTGA
- a CDS encoding ankyrin repeat domain-containing protein: protein MTENTAPDAAKPDATSPDDEAVALAHRLFQAAREGDAGLLRTYLDAGVPATMTNAAGDSLLMLAAYHGHAETVQLILERGGEANTANDRGQTPLAGAAFKGYTDVSRVLLDAGADPDAGSPSARAAAQMFARTDILDLLG from the coding sequence ATGACCGAGAACACTGCACCGGACGCCGCCAAACCCGACGCCACTTCACCCGACGACGAGGCCGTGGCTTTGGCCCACCGGCTCTTCCAGGCTGCCCGGGAGGGGGACGCCGGGCTCCTGCGCACCTATCTGGACGCCGGGGTCCCGGCCACCATGACCAACGCGGCCGGGGATTCCCTGCTGATGCTGGCCGCCTACCACGGACACGCGGAGACGGTGCAACTGATCCTTGAACGCGGCGGTGAGGCCAACACGGCCAACGACCGCGGCCAGACCCCCTTGGCGGGTGCAGCATTCAAGGGGTACACAGACGTGTCCCGGGTGCTGTTGGACGCCGGTGCGGATCCCGACGCCGGCAGTCCCTCCGCCCGGGCTGCCGCGCAGATGTTCGCCCGCACAGATATCCTCGATCTGCTGGGGTAG